ATGTTTGCCTGGAAGCAGTAAAGGTAGCCGATAGTATGGGGGTTACTATTTCAACCGATCTTAACTACCGAAAGAAGCTTTGGAAATATGGAGTTGATCCAGCATCCATTATGACTCCACTTGTAGAATACTGCGATATCATTCTCGGAAATGAAGAGGATGCTGAAAAGCACTTTGGTATTCACCCAACTTCTGTTGATGTGACCGAAGGAGCATCAGTTACTGCAAAAGCCTTTGAGTCTGTTTGTATCCAAATGATGGAGAAATTTCCAAAAGCCAAAAAAGTGATTACAACCTTACGAGGTTCAAAAAGTGCATCACATAATTCATGGGCGGGAATACTTTATGATGGGGAACAGGTATATACTTCCAAAAGCTATGAAATCACCCATATTGTAGATCGAGTTGGTGGAGGAGATAGTTTCATGGCCGGATTGATCTATGGACTTCTTCAATTTGAAGGGAATGATCAAAAAGCTCTGGATTTTGCTGTAGCTGCATCCTGTCTAAAACATACCATTGTTGGTGATGCAAATTTGGTTACCGTAGAAGAAGTAGAAAAATTGATGGACGGCGATGGTTCAGGGAGAGTAAGCCGATGAGCGAAGAGCTGCTATCCAAGATTGCCGAATTTCCAGTCATTCCTGTGTTTTATCATGATGATGTAGAAACAACTGTAAATGTTGTGAATGCATGTTATACAGGAGGAATGAGGGTCTTCGAATTCACAAACCGGGGAGAAAACAGCGAGGCTATCTTTAAAGAACTCATTCAAGAGTCGGAAAAATTTCCAGGGATGGTTTTTGGCACTGGGACAATAATGAATAGAGATCAGGCTGAAGTCTTTTTAGGATTAGGAGCTGAATTCATCGTTTCGCCCATTATGGATCCTGAAGTTGCGTCGCTATGCGGTACTGAAAACAAACCCTGGGTTCCAGGTTGTGGGACACTCACGGAAGTTATAAGCGCGACACGTTTGGGAGCAGAATTAGTAAAGGTATTTCCCGGAAATGTGCTAGGTCCTCAGTTCATTAAATCTTGTTTAGGGCCTTGTCCTCATTTAAAATTAATGCCAACTGGTGGGGTTAAGCCAACTCAAGAAAATCTAAGTGGATGGTTTAATGCAGGAGTATTCTCTGTGGGAATAGGTTCAAGCTTGTTTGATAGTGAGAGTATAAAACCAGAGAACTTTCAGAAACTGGTAGATAAGATTTCACAAGTTAAAACGATGGTTAACTCCTTTTCCAATTGATCAGCAGTAAAGCTCATATCATCATCAATAAATGTTTTTTAGCCATGCTGTTGTTGGCATTTTTGAACAGTTCTTGTTCAGAGAAGGAGCAATCTAAAACGC
This DNA window, taken from Balneola sp., encodes the following:
- a CDS encoding sugar kinase, whose amino-acid sequence is MKKVITFGEIMLRLSPPGFQRFTQATSFDAVYGGGESNVAVSLSNFGLPVDFVSRIPKNEIGDSAINVLRSRGVGTDQIIRGGDRLGIYFLETGAVARASKVIYDRANSAMSMIKPGMIDWESVFKEANWFHWTGITPAISQSAADVCLEAVKVADSMGVTISTDLNYRKKLWKYGVDPASIMTPLVEYCDIILGNEEDAEKHFGIHPTSVDVTEGASVTAKAFESVCIQMMEKFPKAKKVITTLRGSKSASHNSWAGILYDGEQVYTSKSYEITHIVDRVGGGDSFMAGLIYGLLQFEGNDQKALDFAVAASCLKHTIVGDANLVTVEEVEKLMDGDGSGRVSR
- a CDS encoding bifunctional 4-hydroxy-2-oxoglutarate aldolase/2-dehydro-3-deoxy-phosphogluconate aldolase, which codes for MSEELLSKIAEFPVIPVFYHDDVETTVNVVNACYTGGMRVFEFTNRGENSEAIFKELIQESEKFPGMVFGTGTIMNRDQAEVFLGLGAEFIVSPIMDPEVASLCGTENKPWVPGCGTLTEVISATRLGAELVKVFPGNVLGPQFIKSCLGPCPHLKLMPTGGVKPTQENLSGWFNAGVFSVGIGSSLFDSESIKPENFQKLVDKISQVKTMVNSFSN